In Brassica napus cultivar Da-Ae chromosome A3, Da-Ae, whole genome shotgun sequence, the sequence ATCACTGCACAACGAACGACACTGAAGTCAACATGTTTCACAAAGGCCTGTGATATTCCAAACAGACTTTTAGAATATATGTGgaactaaaacaacaatattaaaacatatatgatcTGGGAACTAAAACAAACCTGCAGAACATTCTCAAAGAATTTCTTCAAAGtctacaccaaaaaaaaaaaaatttgaatatcaGAGAAATTTCATCAGACCATAGTTTTGGACATCTATATAATGAAACAGTGCAGGAACATACAGATTCGTAACCAGCAATCGCAGGCCCATGCTTCCTAGGAATTGATGTTTCTATTCGTGCACGGCTACTTGTCACACTGCCAATCATAAAGTAAACAAGATCAGAAATGAACGAAAGTAGAAATACATGCCGTCAAACACAAAAACTAGAGTAAGTAGTACCTTCTGCCGACAAGGAAGATTTGTCCAAGTCCCTCTTGCATTAGAACTACAGCTAGATCAGCACTAGCAGCGGGATCTatgcaaggaaaaaaaaagttaagtaaACTTGGGACCGAAATAGATATTGATTTGCAGGCCTATGAGCATATACAAAATCAAACGAGCAGCATACCTGAGGCCTGCTTGAGTGTATCAAGAGCCAATGAGTCCCATATTCCCTGGAAAACACACCCATGTACACACTACCGATTACAAATCAACCACCAACATAGTAAGCAGGCTGCTATAGAAACAACATCAAGACCTAACTACAGCAAGGTAGCTTCTACTTCCAAAACTGCTTTAAATGGGATCGTGTACTTTAATAACCATAGTTAAAGGCAAACTGACACTTCTAGGCAtcctaaaaataaatactaaaagaTTGTGGAAAATAAATTCAATATCTAAAACAATATGTAGTGCGGTGCCTCTGCTTCTAACGATGATTATCTTGCAAGTGGACTACACGATCTAGAGTTAAGGACGCATTATGCCACAGTTACAGGGTAGAAAAAAGAACAGAACTTCTGAAGGATAagattagtaaaaaaaagaGGGGCATCTACCTTTCTCAATACAAAAGGTCGTTTCAGCTCAATCTCCAAAGTATGGAATGCACCAATCTGCGAAACAACACAAGCTTCAGcagcacacacacacacacacacacacacacaaaaaactATATGGTAAAAGTCAGCGTCTCAATCTACCTTGACGTGATCATTCTCCAGGATATTCTTCCCACGTATACGCAGAACAGCCGCGTCTTTGTCATAGTCCACCTCCTAATTCaatgaataaagaaaaatattagacAAAGACACCTTCCAAGACCCAAAGGGGCTAAAGACAAACCCATATGAATGCAAAAGCAATATAGTACAATTATTGTCATTGTATGAACAAAGGTGCAGCAAACCAATCCCATAAAAAAACATACCTCAACTTGTACTTCGAGCTTCAGTCTAACACGTTCAGAGTCTCTTCCCCCACCAGGCACCTCTCTCTGAACCTTTCTGATAACacgaaaaaaaatacttttaacgAAATGGTCACTAGTCTCAATCAAACAAACATAAATCCCTTGAGAGTGTACCTAAAAGTGACAGCCATTACACTATCTCCGACGGCAATGAGGTTATAAGCATACCAGAGATCATCAGAGTCCTCAGCCACCATCTATATTCAGCAAAGAAAGCAATTCAATTGCAGTTAAAGCAGCTTAGGGCTTCAAACATCCCATTAGAAGAaggaatcaatcaatcaaacctTAACGCTTCCTGGTCCATTACGAACGAAATCTCTGCGGACAATCTTCATCGTAATCTCGCTTTTGAAGGATAAATCGAAAGGGCGATAAGCGAATTGGTGAAATCAACGCAGCAGCACGGTGAGGTGAAGTAAAGAGAGACGTGAAGTTACAAACCTGTTGCAACGGCTCCGGCGAGGGTCTATGTTAGAGGTTCGGAGACTCAATCCACATTCGATTTCGACAAAGTCTCTCTCGTTTGTAGCTGCTTCTGAAAGGTCAAAACAGCCCTAATGCTAAAGTCCAATTTTATTACTAGTAGATTAAGACAGGCCTATTTTAATAGTGAGTTGATTACACTAAGGGACAATTTTTGACTTTCCTTTACATCTAGAGACACTTCTTACAAGTGACACACTTTGTTGTGGGCCAGAAATAAATTATGGACCATTTTAcccttaataaaaaattaaaaattacaatgGTGGATACTCAAATGTGGACAGACAAATGATGTATGGACGTTTGTTGTGTGGATCagaaattttctttgtggataAAAACTACAAGTTTGATAAAGATTACCGTTTGAATGAAACTTGTGGATGGCATGAAAAATGTGGACATAGTCATCAGTATGTTCATTTGTGGACGGCTCAGCTGCACCTACTTCACCAAACAAGATATCACTAGAAGTCACCTCACTAATTCTCGAAGATCCTGTCTACACGGAGCAATACCACGACGCCCCATCCACATATCACTCAACCCCACATCAATCGTCCACACACAACCCATCCACGCGCCAACTAACCACACACCACCCATCTACACAAACCCCATCCACACACCACCCGTGTACTCTTCCCGAGTCTCCACACTCCAtccatcaaaattaaaattgaaattttaaagatctGGATTTTGAAATCCACAACGACattaaaaatcaacaaaacaaaaaagaatctTCTGGAATCTAAACTTGGATAAACAAGTTAAAAAATTCATAATCGAGACAAATATGGTATGAATTGTGAAGAAATTAATGTCACTTGTCTTGAAATCGAAACAAACCAGAGCagagttaaaaatattttttcaatggattgatggaagaagaagaaaaagataaacTTTCCAGTTGATTCTTAGAGTTTCTCAATGGAttatttgaagaagaagaaaaaacacagCTTTAAATAGTGAAAGAATAAAGTGTGATCGATGAAATCAGAAAAATTAAAGTTTATGTATTTGGAAAAGTTGTTTAGATCTAGATATGAGAGAGAAAGATGAATCtcgaaaaaaagataaataatttacatattttcttttagttgaaaataagaaaatgtatagttaactTAGTCTAAGGGTATAAGAGACAAATCACATGTTATATGTGTGTCACATGTGGAAAGTGTCTTTGGGTGTAAATAGAAACTCAAAATGTGTCTGTAGAggtaaaaaaatctttaatagTACACAACAAGTGTTTCTTAAATCCAATTAAAACTGTCGGGGTAAAAGGTCGTCAATTTAAATACGTATTGAGTAATGAATATTATTcaatagaaacaaaaaaaagtactaTATTTCTagataaagaaaattatttttagattgcTTGTAAGGTTATCCCGTTAGAAAaatatcactttttttttttggacaacagaAAAATATCACttataatgaaaattttaagaatataaaaaatctgaaaaacgACTTTTTTAGAGTAATATATTGATCAAGTTTTCATAAACAAGTTTAAACAGTGGACTGATAACATTTTAATTGGTGAAAATAGGTGCTGAACCAGAATGGCCCCAGTTTTTCTAgttgataaataataatttcagATATTGGTATTGTGTATGATGTTTGTTTTGAAGTTAGTGACCAATGTGTAGGGGGGGGGGAAAATAGAATAAAGCCAAAAGAGTAACACAAAAGTCAGTAGATAGATACATTCGAAATAAAAATTCAACAATGAAAATTATACTATCAATCCCTAACTTATCTACCGACAATTTGAAGAATGGTCATTGCTGATGATGGACGGCATTGCGATACATTTCGATATGCAGCATTTAATGTACTTAAAATACATAACGTGGTCCACTTCACTGGCAATAAACAGCTTATAGACTTCCCCATATTTATTTGGTATGACATCAATTAGTAATTTAGTAGTAttagttgcacaaaaaaaaggaaatacataaattcgtttTAGATCCTCGGCCATGTCTTTCTGTGATGTTTTTTATTACAACTTGTTATTCTTAACTGATGCAACTTTGAATGGAGATAATGCATGGCGAGAAAAGATGAGTGTGCGACAGATACAACAAAATATGTGCGTTTCATCAAGGACTAGGTCGAAGCTCTGGTAATTAACAATGATTTAATACAGATACAACTTACCGTCGACAACAACTCATACCGAATTAAAAATTGCCTAACTTATATGATTCAATATTAAACATTAGTTTTTATGTGACTATATTACAGCAGCCAAGTTGTGCTTGTGAACGCGTGAAGGTTGACATGTcctttataattgtttaaagggtgtttttcaaaaccaacccatattttcaagtcaaatccaaaaccaacccttttttttttgtccatactattcatcaataaaattttcatactatccttatgtttttgaattattcacaaaattgccatttttatttatttttttattaatttcgaaattaacaaaaaatcaaatacaccctaaccatttcttcttatttacaaaaatgccatcatcatcaatttttccaaccaccatgaaccaccatttttgagctctaaagctctagaattcaattttcaaccactttttttctcattataacccaaaaaacttcattttctctcatctcctctacatttccatctaaaaaactctcataactatcattttcataatcacaaacttcatattttcgagtttcttcattagtgaatcgttaaagatgcttctttttgctcatatttggagtttggacggttgaaaaggttggaaacaagctttacacatgaaaaatgtaactatttacatggttttcgttctttttcagatctgtgtcgcgacggtagactgttttgtatgtctacgcctccgtggagacttacgatgcagtctatttgtcaacgcacgggttagttttgcaattgagcagacaaattttttttctaacgcagacttccccagtagtctccgtctttacctttgacaacaaaaataaaactttcggtagacttactaagacgtctacctaaaagaggttagtttttcatttgaccgaacttttgacttttcaaaatagacttcaacggaagtctacaaaatgtagactgccaacaaagtctataaaaggtcagttttgcatttgaccaaaactttgacttcgtggaataggttagttttgtgtttgaccaaaaagtttaaaaagcaatcaaaaatttattaaattgtagacttcatatgcagtcttcttatcttaaaaaaaaaatgtagactgcgtataaagtctacttttttattttggtcaaatgcaaaaccaacccgtcggatttgagagtagacttcacaagaagtctacacacccgtagacgttcattttaatctactgatttgaagtcaaacttggtcaattgcaaaactaacctctttcaaaaaaattcaaacatgtagactgcatatgaagtctagttctgaaagtcaaatcttggatgaattctggtcaattgcaaaaagtaacctttttaaattgtagactgaaatgaaagtctacatgtacaaaattacaacttttattcaactatagaaagcaacccgtaaaatggtcaattgcaaaaaccaacccaaagagtagacctatttgacagtctacgtctgtaaactgaaaagaacgtcaacatcttcagagactaaatattaagtcttcatagaaaaatctataaaaatgtgaatttgtgtattattcattaaattttttctagtttttttgtttgacagtgtgtgttagttaatcctaatgggtttgagtgattttgaaaataattttttttttataattatgaaggtataattcatttgatttgacaatgttgttagctaataattgtagacgtatttctaagtcttcgtttatagttttgctagtaaggctgagcttgtttcaaagctgaagtcggtgactgtggaatataattttacattttcagcatataagacaacaaaaactctgtatgtggctaagtgtcgtgttcaaggatgtggttggaaacttagagcgagtgtgaagtatgggccaaagacattttgggtgacaaaatattcgaaaaagatgaagaatcggaaaggttgaagaatgttccttgtgcatgatggctgtacacatggtaaacttcttgaaatgacacaagaagattatgatctggacaacaaaattgagaagatggtgctaacctattccttaccaaacatcatttaaaacaaatgactccgaataggaatatactcctcttatgcctgtcacgaataatcgacaagtacggaacttgatcgagttatctaagacacactttgtacgcctttgtgtatcaagcctgcgccaatacactaaaaaaatttggattgactatatgttaaataataagtgtagacgtttttgtaaatctacaaatgtagactgcagttgaagtctacgtcgtaaattctattaaaagtgtatttgtgtattattcatcatattttttcatgatttaattattttacagtgtatgttagtaaaattttaatggtcttggatgaatttcacaatttaatgtgttataattatacacttgatacttattgcaaattgttttgattagtattattcttgaaaatttttgggaaaattttgtatagattttcttcttctcacatgtgtgttagttattattttagcttatggtggttttacttgtttggttggttagatcttgtgaaaaaattgatatctaacaaaaaattaataatatcatacaagtgaaaacaactaaaaatgaatacaatgtttatagattatgcattaaaaaattatttaaaaattaatattttattatgaaagttattacagagcaatatattaaaaagtattcttgagtatgtttgatttttcataatcttgatgcttcaaataaagtcttggaaaaagtacctgccaaataagatagagttatgagaaaaacataagataaaaaataaaatcatattttagtagactttttattaagtctacgtaaagttattgtttagtagactttagttgaagtctacactaatggaaaattttcatatttaaaagtgtgcatttagaaaatttgaaaatactttgttctggaaaatatttcaaaaatggttttttgtcatccttgtaacaaagcaaaaagataatgtatgaatctataaatttagttcattataaacacaaaatatcttataatgaatatatggaaagcttacatttttgggaagatgatttgaaaatattggaagagaatacctgcaaaataaaataaaattttaaaaaataagataaaaattaaaatcatatttgagtaaacttctaatgaaatttgcttaaaattcaaggctagtagacttcatttgaagtctaccagccgtaagttttaagtagatttcaaatgaagtctactctataaaaaaaatagatctgaaaaataatacattaaaaatatgaaataagtttaaatctaaaaaacttttaaaaatatgatttaattgacaaaatagttataaattaaagacatattaatatgaattttaatatgtaactttatttgaatataaatactagaacacatattttaaatctatagatgtaaaccttacatttctaggaggagaagagaataactatggaagaaaatacctgcaaaataagataaaattattaaaaaacatagaaaaaattaaagtcatatttttgtagacttccaatgaagtctgcttaaactttatggtttagtaaacttcatatgaagtctgcaagctttagtaaacttctttagaagtctacactgtctgataattttcagatctgaaaaaatctatatattttgaaatgtgaaaataattttaaatctgaaaatactttacataatataatttataaggtaaactagtagcaaattaatgtagagagcttgatctataaatttatttgaatataaacatgtaaatacatatttaaaatctattaatctaaaacttacatttttagaggagatgatgaaatccatgagtgataatacctaccaaaaaaagataatattgtgagaaataaacataaaa encodes:
- the LOC106440967 gene encoding protein PELOTA 1; the encoded protein is MKIVRRDFVRNGPGSVKMVAEDSDDLWYAYNLIAVGDSVMAVTFRKVQREVPGGGRDSERVRLKLEVQVEEVDYDKDAAVLRIRGKNILENDHVKIGAFHTLEIELKRPFVLRKGIWDSLALDTLKQASDPAASADLAVVLMQEGLGQIFLVGRSVTSSRARIETSIPRKHGPAIAGYESTLKKFFENVLQAFVKHVDFSVVRCAVIASPGFTKDQFHRHLLLEAERRQLRPIIENKSRIILVHTNSGYRHSLGEVLNAPNVMNMIKDTKAAKEVKALNDFFTMLSNDPARACYGPKHVEVAHERMAVQTLLITDELFRNSDVKTRKKYVDLVESVKDSGGEAFIFSSMHVSGEQLAQLTGIAALLRFPLPDLEDIEM